The Prochlorococcus sp. MIT 1300 genome has a window encoding:
- a CDS encoding DUF3136 domain-containing protein — translation MAAAKLTIGELEAGYPLYCKALRRLLIEGRSSKEIQRTVCWSHLETLNRCLPSRYKAPSYLMVLIKRDLEQPQEEEATS, via the coding sequence ATGGCCGCAGCCAAGTTGACAATTGGAGAGCTTGAAGCTGGCTATCCCTTGTACTGCAAGGCGCTCAGGAGACTCCTGATCGAAGGTCGCAGCTCAAAGGAGATCCAGCGAACAGTTTGCTGGAGCCATCTCGAAACCCTGAATCGCTGCCTACCATCGCGATACAAAGCCCCCTCCTACCTAATGGTCCTAATCAAAAGAGATCTAGAACAGCCCCAAGAGGAAGAAGCAACTTCATAA
- a CDS encoding Rid family detoxifying hydrolase, which translates to MNSSSIKEISTNNAPAPVGPYNQAVMAGEWLYCSGQIALNPKDGQIVGNGDVIAETHQVINNLKAVLNAAGASPSQVVKTTIFLLDLKDFETVNNIYSETFGIGISPARACVQVAALPKGGKVEIDCIAWMGNK; encoded by the coding sequence ATGAACTCATCTTCAATCAAAGAAATTTCAACCAACAATGCACCAGCCCCAGTTGGCCCCTATAACCAAGCAGTCATGGCCGGAGAATGGCTCTACTGCTCAGGTCAAATAGCCCTTAATCCAAAAGATGGACAAATAGTGGGGAATGGAGATGTAATAGCAGAAACCCACCAAGTAATAAACAATCTCAAAGCAGTGCTTAATGCAGCAGGAGCAAGCCCATCTCAGGTGGTTAAAACAACTATTTTTCTTCTAGATTTAAAAGATTTTGAAACTGTAAACAACATTTACTCAGAAACGTTCGGGATAGGTATAAGCCCAGCAAGAGCATGCGTTCAAGTTGCAGCCTTGCCAAAAGGTGGAAAGGTGGAAATTGACTGTATTGCATGGATGGGGAACAAATAA
- the gloB gene encoding hydroxyacylglutathione hydrolase: MPKDNQGISANELDLKIQGIPVLEDNIIWILVVKKLAIVVDPALTRPVNTWLKENELELLAILQTHHHEDHIGGTPGLLKLWPKAEVVASFSDLKRIPFQTISVSNEDEISLEGSDLDIKVLGVPGHTQTHLAYYIPTSKTYKNKPILFCGDTLFGGGCGRLFEGTAKDMYNSLKSLCTLPSETRVYCAHEYTENNLIWAKGLRPKDIAINERLCKVIALRRKGQLSLPSKIADEKATNLFVRAKTIEELADLRKHKDEWKSQ; this comes from the coding sequence ATGCCAAAGGACAATCAAGGGATCTCTGCAAATGAACTCGATTTAAAGATTCAGGGAATTCCAGTACTAGAAGACAACATCATTTGGATACTTGTTGTTAAGAAGCTAGCCATAGTGGTTGATCCTGCCCTTACTAGGCCAGTAAATACCTGGCTAAAAGAAAATGAGCTCGAATTACTTGCGATTCTGCAAACCCATCATCATGAAGATCACATTGGTGGCACTCCCGGACTATTAAAACTCTGGCCCAAAGCTGAAGTAGTTGCATCCTTCTCCGATTTAAAAAGAATACCTTTCCAAACAATCTCTGTTAGTAACGAAGACGAGATTTCATTAGAGGGATCTGACCTTGATATAAAAGTCTTAGGGGTTCCTGGTCATACGCAAACTCACCTAGCGTATTACATTCCAACATCAAAGACATACAAAAACAAACCAATACTTTTTTGTGGTGACACCCTATTCGGTGGTGGCTGTGGTCGTCTTTTTGAAGGCACAGCAAAAGATATGTACAATTCCCTAAAAAGCCTATGTACTCTTCCTAGCGAAACCAGAGTTTATTGTGCACATGAATACACAGAAAACAATTTAATATGGGCCAAAGGTTTACGACCAAAGGATATAGCTATAAATGAAAGACTTTGCAAAGTCATTGCATTACGAAGGAAAGGCCAATTAAGTTTGCCTAGTAAAATTGCCGACGAGAAAGCAACCAATCTATTTGTTAGAGCTAAAACCATCGAAGAACTTGCAGACCTCCGCAAACACAAAGATGAATGGAAATCTCAATAG